One window of Leguminivora glycinivorella isolate SPB_JAAS2020 chromosome 9, LegGlyc_1.1, whole genome shotgun sequence genomic DNA carries:
- the LOC125229844 gene encoding uncharacterized protein LOC125229844 translates to MSSIGVMAFVCEALLWSRGWTAELVNELVMDYAQPRGARAQAKAFMRLIDAWPLRIYVYDLVSIDITLMLKFVTLSTTYLIVILQISHFL, encoded by the coding sequence ATGTCTAGTATTGGGGTGATGGCGTTTGTGTGCGAAGCGTTGTTGTGGAGCCGGGGGTGGACGGCGGAGCTGGTCAACGAGCTGGTGATGGACTACGCGCAGccgcgcggcgcgcgcgcgcaggCCAAGGCGTTCATGCGGCTCATCGACGCCTGGCCGCTGCGCATCTATGTCTACGACTTGGTGTCTATCGACATTACTCTTATGTTAAAGTTTGTTACCCTTTCAACTACGTACTTGATTGTTATCCTACAAATATCacactttttgtaa